A window of Mucilaginibacter sp. PAMC 26640 contains these coding sequences:
- a CDS encoding potassium-transporting ATPase subunit C (one of the components of the high-affinity ATP-driven potassium transport (or KDP)system, which catalyzes the hydrolysis of ATP coupled with the exchange of hydrogen and potassium ions; the C subunit may be involved in assembly of the KDP complex) — MKTNIIKSIRLTLVLIVVLCVIYPVLISFAGKLSKGNGGGETITVNGKVVGYANEGQSFTQPKYFWGRPSAVAYNAAGSAGSNKGPSNPDYLKDVSSRIDTLLKYHPYLKRSDIPAEMVTASGSGLDPDISPDAAKIQIKRVADNRGLTVQQVTELVSTHTEAPLLGLFGPAKVNVLKLNVALDGLKR; from the coding sequence ATGAAAACTAATATCATCAAATCCATCCGCTTAACACTGGTACTCATTGTAGTATTATGCGTCATATACCCGGTGCTTATTTCCTTCGCCGGGAAGCTGTCTAAAGGAAACGGCGGTGGTGAAACCATTACCGTAAACGGCAAAGTAGTTGGTTATGCCAACGAAGGCCAAAGCTTTACCCAGCCAAAATACTTCTGGGGCAGGCCATCGGCTGTTGCCTATAATGCAGCAGGTTCTGCGGGCAGCAACAAAGGCCCCAGCAACCCGGATTACCTGAAGGATGTAAGCAGCCGGATAGATACCCTGCTGAAATATCACCCGTACCTTAAACGTAGCGACATTCCGGCTGAAATGGTTACTGCATCGGGTAGCGGGCTGGATCCGGATATTTCACCGGATGCGGCGAAGATCCAAATCAAGAGGGTGGCAGATAACCGTGGCCTTACCGTACAACAGGTAACCGAGCTAGTATCTACACACACCGAAGCGCCGCTGTTAGGCTTATTTGGCCCTGCGAAAGTGAACGTGTTAAAATTGAATGTTGCCCTGGATGGCTTAAAGAGATAA
- a CDS encoding potassium transporter KtrB, which translates to MTTKSNKLFEPALVQTALKESFIKLNPKIMMRNPVMFTVEVGTVIMAYMCVYSLLHTGQGSFAYNLIIFIVLFLTLLFANFAEAIAEARGKAQADSLRKTREETPANVLMPDGSIVSKSSNELRKGDVFVCESGDTIPTDGEIIEGLATIDESAITGESAPVIREAGGDKSSVTGGTKVLSDKIKVMVSTEPGESFLDKMIALVEGASRQKTPNEIALTILLASFTLIFIIVCVTLKPFADYANTPITIAALISLFVCLIPTTIGGLLSAIGIAGMDRALRANVITKSGKAVETAGDIDVLLLDKTGTITIGNRKATQFWPAPGVLPEELVKAAVLSSLADETPEGKSIVELAGQSNMSIPLTAPEGAEFIKFTAETRSSGINTKDGLRIRKGAFDSIRNMSVAAGNQFSADVEERVKAIASNGGTPLVVSQNEKVLGTIELQDIIKPGIAERFERLRKMGIKTVMVTGDNPLTAKFIAEKAGVDDFIAEAKPEDKMNYIKQEQASGRLVAMMGDGTNDAPALAQADVGVAMNSGTQAAKEAGNMVDLDNDPTKLIEIVEIGKQLLITRGTLTTFSIANDVAKYFAIVPALFIASIPALQAINIMRLHSPESAILSAVIFNAIIIPMLIPLALKGVEYKPIGASALLRRNLLIYGLGGVIAPFIGIKLIDLVISLFF; encoded by the coding sequence ATGACAACTAAATCAAATAAATTGTTCGAACCGGCCCTGGTGCAAACTGCACTGAAAGAGTCGTTCATTAAGTTGAATCCTAAAATAATGATGCGCAACCCGGTAATGTTTACCGTGGAAGTGGGTACCGTTATTATGGCCTACATGTGTGTATACAGCCTCCTGCACACCGGTCAGGGTTCATTTGCGTACAACCTCATCATTTTTATTGTGCTGTTCCTGACCTTGCTATTTGCCAACTTTGCTGAAGCAATAGCGGAAGCACGCGGTAAAGCGCAGGCCGACAGCCTGCGCAAAACGCGGGAGGAAACACCTGCTAATGTATTAATGCCTGATGGCAGCATTGTTAGCAAATCATCTAACGAGTTAAGAAAAGGCGATGTTTTTGTATGCGAAAGCGGCGACACCATCCCAACCGATGGTGAGATCATAGAAGGTCTGGCTACGATAGATGAATCGGCCATTACCGGCGAATCCGCCCCGGTTATCCGCGAAGCCGGCGGTGACAAATCCTCCGTAACAGGTGGCACCAAAGTATTGTCGGACAAGATCAAGGTAATGGTATCAACCGAACCGGGCGAAAGTTTCCTGGATAAGATGATCGCCCTGGTAGAAGGTGCATCGCGCCAGAAAACGCCAAACGAGATCGCATTGACCATCCTGCTGGCCAGTTTTACCCTGATCTTTATCATCGTATGTGTTACGCTGAAACCCTTTGCAGATTACGCCAATACGCCTATTACCATAGCCGCATTGATCTCTTTATTCGTTTGTTTGATCCCTACCACTATCGGTGGCCTTTTATCGGCCATCGGTATTGCGGGGATGGACAGGGCGCTGCGTGCCAACGTTATTACCAAATCTGGTAAAGCGGTAGAAACTGCAGGTGATATCGACGTATTGCTACTTGATAAAACAGGTACCATTACTATTGGTAACCGTAAAGCTACCCAGTTTTGGCCTGCACCCGGGGTACTGCCAGAGGAACTGGTGAAAGCGGCTGTATTATCGTCATTAGCTGATGAAACGCCCGAAGGAAAATCTATTGTAGAGCTGGCTGGCCAAAGTAACATGAGCATCCCGCTCACCGCTCCGGAAGGTGCTGAGTTTATCAAATTTACTGCCGAAACCCGCTCCAGCGGTATCAATACCAAAGATGGTTTACGCATTCGTAAAGGTGCCTTTGATTCCATCCGTAATATGTCTGTTGCTGCGGGTAACCAGTTCTCGGCTGATGTGGAAGAACGTGTAAAGGCCATTGCCAGCAATGGTGGTACACCACTGGTAGTTTCCCAAAACGAAAAGGTTTTGGGTACGATAGAGCTGCAGGACATCATTAAGCCAGGCATTGCAGAGCGTTTTGAACGCCTGCGCAAAATGGGGATCAAAACGGTAATGGTTACCGGTGATAACCCTTTAACCGCCAAGTTTATTGCTGAAAAGGCTGGCGTGGACGATTTTATTGCCGAGGCCAAGCCGGAAGATAAAATGAACTACATTAAGCAGGAACAAGCCAGCGGCCGTTTAGTGGCCATGATGGGCGATGGTACCAATGATGCCCCTGCCCTGGCGCAGGCCGATGTAGGTGTAGCCATGAATAGCGGCACGCAAGCCGCCAAGGAAGCCGGTAACATGGTGGATCTGGATAACGACCCAACCAAGCTGATAGAGATCGTGGAGATTGGCAAGCAATTGCTGATCACCCGTGGTACACTCACTACCTTCTCCATCGCCAATGACGTAGCCAAATACTTTGCTATTGTTCCGGCCTTGTTTATCGCCTCTATCCCGGCTTTGCAGGCCATTAATATTATGCGGCTGCACAGCCCGGAAAGTGCCATACTTTCTGCTGTGATCTTCAACGCCATTATCATCCCGATGCTGATACCTTTAGCCCTTAAAGGTGTGGAATACAAACCTATTGGTGCCAGTGCCTTGCTTCGCCGTAACCTGCTGATCTACGGCTTAGGTGGCGTAATCGCACCATTTATCGGCATCAAATTAATCGACTTAGTTATCTCCCTGTTCTTCTAA